A stretch of Chiloscyllium plagiosum isolate BGI_BamShark_2017 chromosome 41, ASM401019v2, whole genome shotgun sequence DNA encodes these proteins:
- the LOC122542727 gene encoding leucine-rich repeat and fibronectin type III domain-containing protein 1-like protein translates to MERLLFSLLLLSLTVKAQLCPKRCICQNLSPSLSILCAKTGLLFVPPFIDRRTVELRLTDNFITTVKRKDFANMTSLVHLTLSRNTISQIMPLTFGDLRGLRALHLDSNRLTKLVNDHLKGLVNLRHLILNNNQLSYISEGSFNDFITCLEDLDMSYNNLEQFPWVAIAKMVNLNTLTLDHNLIDHIEEGTFSVLHKLGRLDMTSNRLQKLPPDPLFLRTQLLVNAKGTQYFSLVLSFGGNPLHCNCELLWLRRLTRKDDLETCASPPHLMGKYFWSISEDDFTCEPPLITRLYSSKTFVMEGQSVTLKCKAIGDPDPSILWSSPEGKLLSNTSRTMIYDNGTLDILITTLKDSGMFTCIASNAAGESTTNITIGIIPLPHLVNLTNQVQEPAPGSSDITTSTKSGSPSNGTDTKSLQDKKVVATELSTTSALIRWPSQRPIPGIRMYQIQYNSSTDDTLVYR, encoded by the coding sequence ATGGAGAGGCTCCTCTTCTCACTGCTCCTGCTCAGTTTGACTGTCAAGGCTCAGCTTTGTCCAAAGCGTTGCATCTGCCAGaacctctccccttccctctccaTCCTCTGTGCCAAAACTGGGCTTCTCTTTGTGCCTCCATTTATCGACAGGAGGACGGTGGAGCTGCGCCTAACCGATAACTTCATCACCACGGTGAAGAGGAAAGACTTTGCCAACATGACCAGCCTTGTCCACCTCACGTTGTCGAGGAATACAATCAGCCAGATCATGCCTCTCACCTTTGGTGACCTCCGCGGTCTTCGGGCTCTACACCTGGACAGTAACAGACTGACCAAGCTTGTGAATGACCACCTGAAAGGCCTGGTGAATCTCCGCCACCTAATCCTGAACAACAATCAGCTCAGCTACATCTCGGAAGGATCCTTTAACGACTTCATCACCTGCCTGGAGGATCTGGACATGTCCTACAATAACCTGGAACAGTTTCCTTGGGTGGCCATTGCCAAAATGGTCAATCTGAACACGCTCACCTTGGATCACAATCTGATCGACCACATCGAAGAAGGGACATTCTCTGTTCTTCACAAGCTAGGCCGATTAGACATGACATCCAACAGACTACAAAAACTTCCTCCTGATCCTCTTTTCTTAAGAACTCAGCTACTGGTTAATGCCAAAGGCACTCAGTACTTCTCATTGGTGCTCAGCTTTGGTGGAAACCCATTGCATTGTAATTGTGAGTTACTCTGGCTGAGGCGCCTGACAAGGAAAGATGACCTGGAGACCTGTGCATCACCGCCTCACTTGATGGGGAAATATTTTTGGTCAATCTCAGAGGATGACTTTACTTGTGAACCCCCTCTCATCACACGGCTTTATTCGAGCAAGACGTTTGTTATGGAGGGGCAGAGTGTGACGTTGAAGTGTAAAGCGATCGGGGATCCGGACCCTTCCATTCTCTGGAGCTCGCCAGAGGGGAAGCTGCTTTCCAACACGTCCAGGACGATGATATACGACAATGGAACCTTGGATATCCTGATCACGACTCTGAAAGACAGCGGCATGTTCACCTGCATCGCTTCCAATGCAGCTGGAGAATCAACCACCAACATCACCATCGGGATCATCCCACTGCCCCATCTCGTCAACCTTACAAACCAGGTGCAGGAGCCCGCCCCGGGGTCATCCGACATCACCACATCCACCAAATCCGGCTCACCTTCCAATGGCACTGACACCAAGAGTCTGCAGGATAAGAAAGTTGTGGCTACGGAACTGAGCACAACATCAGCCCTCATCCGATGGCCCTCCCAACGGCCAATCCCTGGGATCCGGATGTACCAAATCCAGTACAACAGCTCCACTGACGATACTTTGGTCTACAGGTGA